One genomic segment of Natrialbaceae archaeon AArc-T1-2 includes these proteins:
- a CDS encoding DUF309 domain-containing protein → MRDALRAGVAVYNDGYYHAAHDAWEDRWLALESGTDDERLLHGLIQFTAAVYHARDRNWTGAVGLAESAREYLEGLPAAYRDVDLPPVRDYLESLASDPEVIERRSPIRLVHEGETPGLNDLDVRPTAIAAGVLAAELDFDDDPVTAAAEYAIDDLEAGRDDSRFIAVVFAFVRSDHRDVVYRRLSAHVERRRAKEDDVEGLF, encoded by the coding sequence ATGCGCGACGCGCTCCGTGCCGGCGTCGCCGTCTACAACGACGGCTACTACCACGCCGCCCACGACGCCTGGGAGGATCGCTGGCTCGCCCTCGAGTCCGGCACCGACGACGAACGGCTCCTCCACGGGTTGATCCAGTTCACCGCCGCGGTCTACCACGCTCGCGATCGCAACTGGACGGGTGCGGTCGGGCTGGCCGAAAGCGCACGCGAGTATCTCGAGGGGCTGCCGGCGGCCTACCGCGACGTCGATCTGCCCCCGGTGCGGGACTACCTCGAGTCGCTGGCGTCCGATCCCGAGGTGATCGAGCGCCGATCACCGATCCGACTCGTCCACGAGGGCGAGACGCCCGGTCTGAACGACCTCGACGTCCGGCCGACGGCGATCGCCGCCGGCGTACTGGCCGCGGAGTTGGACTTCGACGACGACCCCGTCACGGCCGCAGCCGAGTACGCGATCGACGACCTCGAGGCGGGACGGGACGACAGTCGCTTCATCGCCGTGGTGTTCGCTTTCGTCCGGAGCGACCACCGCGATGTCGTCTACCGGCGGCTCTCGGCACACGTCGAGCGCCGGCGAGCGAAAGAAGACGACGTCGAGGGGTTGTTCTGA
- the uvrB gene encoding excinuclease ABC subunit UvrB: protein MSDTRGPLQPDRPDVDRPFAVDAPFEPAGDQPEAIEQLAAGFRRGKDKQTLLGVTGSGKTNTVSWLIEEIQQPTLVIAHNKTLAAQLYEEFRSLFPDNAVEYFVSYYDYYQPEAYVEQTDTYIDKDASINDEIDRLRHSATRSLLTREDVIVVASVSAIYGLGDPRNYVDMSMRLEVGEQVGRDDLLARLVDLNYERNDVDFTQGTFRVRGDTIEIYPMYGRYAVRVELWGDEIDRMLKVDPLEGEVVSEEPAVLIHPAEHYSIPEPKLERAMAEIREDLEDRVSYFERQGDLVAAQRLEERTTFDLEMMAETGYCSGIENYSVYLSDREPGDSPYTLLDYFPEDFLTVVDESHQTLPQIRGQYEGDKSRKDSLVENGFRLPTSYDNRPLTFEEFEEKTDRTLYVSATPGEYEREHSAQIVEQIVRPTHLVDPAIEVAPATGQVDDLMDRIDGRIDRDERVLVTTLTKRMAEDLTAYLEEAGIDVAYMHDETDTLERHEIIRSLRLGEIDALVGINLLREGLDIPEVSLVAILDADQEGFLRSETMLVQTMGRAARNVNGEVVLYADDPSSAMESAIEETKRRREIQQEYNEEHGLEPTTIEKEIGETNLPGSKTDTSEVSGQELEDAEAAARYVDDLETQMQEAANNLEFELAADIRDRIREIREEFDLEDSDDEAGVAPPSEEF from the coding sequence GTGAGCGATACGCGAGGCCCCCTCCAGCCGGACCGCCCCGACGTCGATCGACCGTTCGCGGTCGACGCGCCCTTCGAGCCTGCGGGCGATCAGCCCGAGGCAATCGAGCAGTTGGCCGCGGGATTTCGACGGGGAAAGGACAAGCAGACCCTGCTCGGCGTCACCGGTTCCGGGAAGACGAACACTGTCTCCTGGCTGATCGAGGAGATCCAGCAGCCGACGCTGGTGATCGCCCACAACAAGACGCTGGCAGCGCAACTGTACGAGGAGTTCCGGAGCCTCTTTCCCGACAACGCCGTCGAGTACTTCGTCTCCTACTACGACTACTACCAGCCCGAGGCCTACGTCGAACAGACCGACACCTACATCGACAAGGACGCCTCGATCAACGACGAGATCGACCGCCTGCGACACAGCGCGACCCGGTCGCTCCTGACCCGGGAAGACGTCATCGTCGTCGCCTCCGTCTCGGCGATCTACGGGCTCGGCGATCCGCGCAACTACGTCGACATGTCGATGCGCCTCGAGGTCGGCGAGCAGGTCGGCCGCGACGACCTGCTCGCGCGGCTGGTCGATCTGAACTACGAGCGCAACGACGTCGACTTCACCCAGGGCACCTTCCGCGTTCGGGGCGACACGATCGAGATCTACCCGATGTACGGCCGCTACGCCGTCCGGGTGGAGCTGTGGGGCGACGAGATCGATCGCATGCTGAAAGTCGATCCCCTCGAGGGCGAGGTCGTAAGCGAAGAGCCCGCAGTCTTGATCCACCCCGCAGAACACTACTCGATCCCGGAACCGAAACTCGAGCGGGCGATGGCGGAGATCCGCGAGGATCTCGAGGACCGGGTCAGCTACTTCGAGCGCCAGGGTGATCTCGTCGCCGCCCAGCGGCTGGAGGAACGGACGACGTTCGACCTCGAGATGATGGCGGAGACGGGCTACTGTTCGGGTATCGAGAACTACTCGGTGTATCTCTCGGATCGAGAGCCGGGCGACTCGCCTTACACGTTGCTCGATTACTTCCCCGAGGACTTTCTGACCGTCGTCGACGAGTCCCACCAGACGCTGCCCCAGATCCGCGGCCAGTACGAGGGCGACAAGTCCCGCAAGGACTCGCTCGTCGAGAACGGCTTTCGTCTGCCGACGAGCTACGACAACCGTCCGCTCACCTTCGAGGAGTTCGAAGAAAAGACCGACCGGACGCTGTACGTCTCCGCCACACCGGGCGAGTACGAACGCGAGCACTCGGCACAGATCGTCGAGCAGATCGTCCGACCCACCCACCTCGTCGACCCGGCGATCGAGGTCGCTCCCGCCACCGGTCAGGTCGACGACCTCATGGACCGCATCGACGGGCGTATCGACCGCGACGAGCGCGTCCTCGTGACGACGCTGACAAAGCGGATGGCCGAAGATCTCACGGCGTATCTCGAGGAAGCAGGGATCGACGTCGCGTACATGCACGACGAGACCGACACGCTCGAACGACACGAGATTATCCGCTCGCTGCGGCTGGGCGAGATCGACGCCCTCGTGGGGATCAACCTCCTGCGGGAGGGACTCGACATCCCCGAGGTCTCGCTGGTCGCCATCCTCGACGCCGACCAGGAGGGCTTTCTTCGCAGCGAGACGATGCTCGTCCAGACGATGGGCCGGGCCGCACGCAACGTCAACGGCGAGGTCGTCCTCTACGCCGACGACCCCTCGTCGGCGATGGAGTCGGCCATCGAGGAGACGAAGCGTCGCCGGGAGATTCAACAGGAGTACAACGAGGAACACGGCCTCGAGCCGACGACGATCGAGAAAGAGATCGGCGAGACGAACCTGCCCGGCAGCAAGACCGACACCAGCGAGGTCTCCGGGCAGGAACTCGAGGACGCCGAGGCGGCCGCCCGCTACGTCGACGACCTCGAGACGCAGATGCAGGAGGCAGCGAACAACCTCGAGTTCGAACTCGCGGCGGACATCCGGGATCGCATTCGGGAGATCCGTGAGGAGTTCGACCTCGAGGACAGCGACGACGAAGCCGGGGTCGCACCGCCGAGCGAGGAGTTCTAG
- the cca gene encoding CCA tRNA nucleotidyltransferase codes for MTDEGADEHTRSDLEGVLSRVRERIDPDEDERDRLEAVADELRARAEQAATERCPDADVMRVGSTARNTWISGDRDVDVFVRFPPDLDSECLEEYGLAVGHATLPDGREEYAEHPYVTGEYEGFDVDVVPCFRLEDATEIRSAVDRTPFHTAYVQERLDPELAADVRLTKAFTKGVGVYGSDLQTRGFSGYLTELLTLEYGGFEPLLEAAADWEPPVRLDPEAHGRETFDDALVVIDPTDPERNVAAVCSAANVARFQHYAREFLANPRQECFEPTTVDPLSESDLEAHLERRGTTPIAIRFPAPDLVDDQLYPQLRKSLGGITRELEARGFDVFRAATFADETAVLLVELAVAERPLLERHDGPPVHVRGHAEGFFEAYADDPDVYGPFVEGERYVVERRREWTSAVEFLESDRLFDVSLGARVETTLEDGYDLLVGEELTAVLEEFGEELARYVDPRP; via the coding sequence ATGACCGACGAGGGAGCCGACGAGCACACACGTAGCGACCTCGAGGGAGTCCTCTCCCGGGTCCGCGAGCGGATCGATCCCGACGAGGACGAACGCGACCGACTCGAGGCCGTCGCCGACGAACTGCGTGCACGCGCCGAGCAGGCGGCGACCGAGCGCTGTCCCGACGCCGACGTCATGCGGGTCGGGTCGACGGCGCGGAACACCTGGATCAGCGGCGACCGGGACGTCGACGTCTTCGTCAGGTTCCCGCCCGATCTCGATAGCGAGTGCCTCGAGGAGTACGGTCTCGCGGTCGGCCACGCGACCCTGCCCGACGGCCGCGAGGAGTACGCCGAACACCCCTACGTCACCGGCGAGTACGAGGGGTTCGACGTCGACGTCGTCCCCTGCTTTCGGCTCGAGGACGCGACGGAGATCCGATCGGCCGTCGACCGGACTCCCTTCCACACCGCGTACGTTCAGGAGCGACTCGATCCCGAGCTGGCGGCCGACGTGCGGCTGACGAAGGCGTTCACGAAAGGCGTTGGCGTCTACGGAAGCGACCTGCAGACCAGGGGATTCAGCGGCTACCTGACCGAACTGCTCACTCTCGAGTATGGCGGCTTCGAACCACTGCTCGAGGCCGCCGCGGACTGGGAGCCGCCGGTCCGGCTCGATCCCGAAGCTCACGGCCGCGAGACGTTCGACGACGCACTCGTCGTGATCGATCCAACGGACCCGGAGCGCAACGTCGCTGCGGTCTGTTCGGCGGCGAACGTCGCCCGGTTTCAACACTACGCCCGCGAGTTCCTGGCGAATCCTCGCCAGGAGTGTTTCGAACCGACGACGGTCGACCCGCTCTCCGAATCCGACCTCGAGGCTCACCTCGAGCGCCGCGGGACGACGCCGATCGCAATCCGCTTTCCGGCTCCGGACCTGGTCGACGACCAGCTCTACCCCCAGCTCCGAAAGTCACTCGGAGGGATCACACGCGAGTTAGAAGCGCGCGGGTTCGACGTCTTCCGGGCGGCGACGTTCGCCGACGAGACCGCCGTCTTGCTCGTCGAACTCGCGGTCGCCGAGCGACCCCTCCTCGAGCGCCACGACGGCCCCCCGGTTCACGTCCGCGGCCATGCCGAGGGGTTTTTCGAGGCGTACGCAGACGATCCGGACGTCTACGGTCCGTTCGTCGAGGGCGAGCGCTACGTCGTCGAACGTCGCCGGGAGTGGACGAGCGCCGTCGAATTCCTCGAGAGCGACCGGCTGTTCGACGTCTCGCTGGGTGCCCGCGTCGAGACGACGCTCGAGGACGGCTACGACCTGCTGGTCGGCGAGGAACTCACCGCCGTCCTCGAGGAGTTCGGCGAGGAGCTGGCCCGGTACGTCGATCCGCGTCCGTAG